Genomic window (Deltaproteobacteria bacterium):
TCGATGACATGTATCTGTCGGGAGAGGAATGCACCTACTGGGGCCGGTATCTCAGGTCAGAACAGTTCCATACGCTCTGCCGGAACAGGCAGCCAGACATCCAGATCGATACCCGTGTTGCCTGTGTGGCCATGTCCATCGGGGCCACACAGGCATTTCTGTCCCAGGCCGAACACCAAACTTTCGATGCGCTTGCCCTTCTGTCCTTCGTTCCCCACTACCCGACATTCGTCCGGAACAAGGTCAAACGCGACTACTACGACCTCGTATCGATCGCCTGGGCACTTCGGATGAAGTCACGGCCCGGCTGGGCCGCCTGTTGCGGGGCAATTGCCGCCCGCAAAGCCGAAGAAGGCGAAGACCGAGAGACGGCCCGGCGGTATCAGCTGCTGGCAGACCGACTCTCCAACACCTCCAGAATCGACCGGAGCCAGATGGCCTCGATGCTCGAAGGAGTGCCGGTCAACGCCTTCTCCGGCATCTGGAATGCCATTCGTGGCACTTTTGATTGCCGCTATGATCTTGAGGCGAATCTGCAGTCGAACGCCAAAGTCGGGATTCCGCTTACCTTCATATCCGGCGGCAAGGATGACTACTTCCTGCAGGAAGAGATGGACGAATTCATTGCCCTGGCACGCCGTGAAGGCCGCGTCCGGCGGCTGCTCCGCCTTGAGAATGCCTGTCACCAGCTCCGTCCGTATCCCTGTTTCGAAAAAGCCATGGAGTTTGTCATCCAAGGGCTATATAGCGATCTTGGAATTCAGGACGTACCTGTTCCGTTCTCACTAGCAAGAATAGCGGTCCGCCGGTTTTACGAGGTCCGGGGATTCGCCCTGCGCCATTCCAAAGACCTGGGCGCACCACCGGAGTTGACCCAAAAGGTTCTGCTTTCCAGCGAGGATCTCGCCCGGGTACTCGGGGAACTGTTCAAGCGCCCGGCAGAAACCGGCGCACTGGTCCGGCTGCTCGCCAGATCAGCGGAACAGATCGGTGGCGAACGGAGCATTCTCGACGAACTGGAACCGGTCCGGATAGGAAAGATCCTCAACAAATCGCTTTCACCGGAATTGTACCCTTCCATCGCAATAGGACTCTCTGAAGTTCCCGAACTGATCGGCCATCTGTTCCCAGACCATCTGCTTCAGGCGCTGGATCCGGAACACCTGGATGGATTGCTCCAGGAATTGCTCCGCCACACAGAAGCACTGGAAGCGTTCCTGACCACGGCAAATCCGGAACTGCTGCTCTCTCTTGGCAGGCGCAAGGCCCTCGCAGCCGCGCAACGTGCGATAAAACTGGTACCGGCTTTTACTGGACACAATCTACCGAAGGATCTCGATCAGGTTCCGTTCACCAGCAAGGAAGACTATGTCGAGGCGTTCCCGCTCGAAGACAGGTGCATCCACCGGGAACTTCCGCGGGAAGGGCTCATCGATGAATCGAGCGGTTCCAGCGGAATCCCAACCAACTGGACCCGTTGCCGCGAGGAGGAAGACCGGCTCGCAAACGGTGCCCGGTTCATCTACCGGTTCCTCTTTGGCCGTCCCGGTGACGACCGCCCGGTAATTCTGCTCAACGGTTTCAGTCAAGGTGCCTGGGCGACGTCAACCAAGCTAACCGTGCTCGCCCGCCATGTGGCACTCGTCAAGAATATCGGCCCGGAAGAAGAGCGTATTCTGGATTCCCTCGAGTACTTCGGCCGCCGTTACCGTTACATTATCGCCGGGTATCCGCCGTTTCTGAGGGAACTTGTCCGGGCCGCCACGGAACGGGTGGGGTTTGATTTGAAACCATATACCATCGATATCCTGCATGGCGGCGAAGGCTATACGGCCGGATGGCGACGTTATCTTGAAGTGAATCTGGGATCGGGTGCCCGGATCGTGTCTTCATACGGTGCCTCGGATCTTGATCTCGGCGTTGCATACGAAACCACCCTCGCCCTCGTGGCCAGAAAAATACTGGAGGAAAACCCTGAGTTCCGCCGGGCCCTTCTGGAGACAGAGCGGATTCCGGTGTTTTTCGGCCAATATAATCCGATAGAGTTCTTTCTGGAAACCCGCCGCCACGACGGAGAATGCAGGACCCTCGTCTGCACCGTGACTAATCTGAAAGCGCACCAGCCCCGCATCCGTTACGATATCGGAGACGAAGGGGATATCCTCCCATTTGACCGGATTGTAAACACGGCAAGGGAGTTCGGATTCGACCTGCCAGCATCAGGTTCCCTGAAGTTTCCGTTCGTCTACATATTCGGCCGTCTCGACGGGACCATCAGCATTGACGGTGCGAATGTTTATCCCGACCAGGTGCACGAGGCGATCCTGACCGATCATCAGCTGGCTCCCCTGGTCCGCGGCTTCCGTCTACGCCGTTCGGAAAACAGTTCCGGAGAAGTGCGATTCGAAATCGATCTGGAAATGTTCGGGGATGAGACAACGGGTGGCCCTGATGTCAGCACGGTTGCGGGCAAGCGGATATGCGATTATCTTGCGAAAGTGAACATAGATTTCCGTGAATCGCTGGCTCATAACCCGGCAGCCACCAGTCCGGAAGTCAGGGTAGTCCGACCGGGTGAACTGGGAATCGGCACGACCATCAAACGCCGGTATGTGGATCGCTAACGGACTGGCATCATTGAGGAGATAGGCAGGCAGTGAACCTCCAATCAGCCATCCTGCTACTGCTTGGAATCTCCCTCATTCCGCTGGCGGGCTATGTCTACAGGTTTGCTCACGACCGGGCCGAGGCACGCTGGTTTGCTCTGGGAGTCGTTGCGGCGTCTACTTATCTCATGGCCATCGCCATGATCGATCTGGCCCCATCTGACCGGGCAGCCCTTTGGGCCACCCGTTTGGCTTATGCAGGCCCCAGCATCGGCTTCCCCGCGATGATCCTGCTCGTCCGCAGAATCCTTCTGGCTACAGACGCCTCCCGGTCACTGTCAGCATTGCTGTTTCTGGCCTCCATCGCCGCCCACTCATTCGCCCTGTTTGGCGGCTCGGTGATCTCCGGAATCGACCGGACGACCATGCCCCCATCCTTTGTCTACGGACCATTCGCAATTGTCCCGCTGTCTTTCGATGCCGGAATACTCCTGTTTCTGGTTGCCGTCGTCATACGTGACTGGCCCAAGGCACCTTGGAGAGCCCAGAACCGGTTTCTCGTTCTGGTTGTTTCCCTGATCCTCTGGACGTTTTTCACCATCACTTCCAACCTGGTCCTGCCCATTCTCTACGGAGATAACCGGTACTATCTGGTTGGCCCTGCCCTGCTTTTGCTTCCCGCCTGCGGCGGCGCCTGGGTCATTGCAGGAGAGCGGCTGCCGGATCTGCTTGCAATGGCAGGCCGGCTGTTCCCAAACGGGCGTTCCCGGTTGCTTCGGAAACTCGCCGATCTGGAACAGGGCCTGCTTGAGTTGCCAGACATTCATGCTCTCGTTTCAGAACTGGAGGGAGTGATGGGAGGCCGGCAGTTTGCCTACGCAGGAGCCGGAGACGGACTCAGCTTTACCCCGGGAGCCGTGGATTTTCTATACAAACCCGGTGACCGGCAGCGTGTCGAGAAACTGGCGAGCCATTACGCCCATTCTCCGGAAACCCTGGATGAAAACCTCCTGCTGACCGGATGGACGGAAGTTATCGGCTTTGCCGAGCCTGTAGCCTCTCCGTGGCCCGTCTCTTCTGCCCGGGAGATCGAGGTGATAAACAGGATGACCACCTCTCTCGCGGCTGAACCAGTGGTGATCCTTTCCGCAACAGGATATCTCGATACGATTTCCATCAAGTCCCTTGCCAAACAGGTCCGGCGAAGCCTGGTCTTCACGGCTGAACTGGTCGCAAAACTGGATGGCGGCCGCGAGGATGCGGTCCGGTTGCTGAAGGAAGAACGGAACCTCAGGGATGTCATGATTGTCATCCGGCTGGCGGAGCAGGCCCGTGCCGAACATCTGGAAACCACGGTTTCCGCCTGTGTCTCAGATGGAGCCAAGCTCCTGCTCGTTACTGCTATGGACCGGAACGATCTGATTGGATACGGCCTCTTCGGCGGTACGGATATCAATCTTCAGGAAGCTCCCCTCTTCGCCTTGGGCAGTCCGCTGCAACGGGCTTCCAACATATCGGTCCATCTGGATCTCATTCTTTCCCGGCTCGAAGCCAGCTACGGCACCTTCTTCCGCCTGACGCCGGAAGAGAGACACTCGTTCTGCCGCCGGCAGTGGCGGTCAATCCAGGAACTGGAGTTTGAACTGGAAAAGCATCTGCTGATGTTCCGTTTTTCCCCTTCGGCAAGCCAGAAAGGAATACCCGTATGACCCCAGCGCAAGGCGAAAAGATCTATCAACTCCGGACCAAACTCGGACTCACTCCCCAGCAATTTGGACGCATGGCCGGAGTAACGGCGGTGGTTGTTGCCAAATGGGAATCCGGTTTTGCCGAACCCGGCTGGCTGGCGCTCGGCCGGATAAGACGCGCCTGCGACGTCGACCTCAACTGGCTGCTGGACAGCGGCGATGACCGGCCGGACTATCTCCAAAACGCTGCCATCTGCGAGGGGAAGCTCGTCGATTCATCACTCCCTAAAATCAGCCGGAATCTCGAGCAAAAACTGATTGGCGACTACCGCAAGCTGAACGAAATCGACAGGAGCTTCGTCAGAATGGTTCTGGAAACAGTCGGGAAAACTCCAGAAGTACCTGTGGCCAGGAGGTCGTCTCCCAAATTGCGCCCAAATCCATCAGACAAGTTTGTCTAAACGACCACCGTCACAGCCTTTGGATACAAATGGTCCCTTAATCCCATTCCCGGTCTTAAATAGAACCGGTTTCATGAATGCCTGGGGAGGATCAGGAGTAAAGTTTGGCAGATGAAGCCGAAGAAGTTTTCCGGATAAAACTCCGTGCCTGGCAAACATTTTTCAGAACCAGCCGATTCAGGCGAACAGGCGCTCGATATGCGGCGAAACCCCGCTCGCCATAGCCGCCGGAGAAAAACCTCTCCACCTCGTCGTTATCGGACGTGGCGCAAAGCCGCTGGTGGCTGTCTGTAAAGCGATCAAGACCAGCGAACATCTTTTCGTCGTCTCGGTTCGCCGGGCGCACATGGCTTTGCTTTTTTGCCCGGAAACCTACGAACTTCTACGAACCTTGAGAATTACTGATATTTCTGGCCGCAGTTCGCGGAATGCCAGTGCCGGACTCTTAATCAGCGAGTCGCCGGTTCGAGCCCGGCATCTCCTGTCGCAAGCTACTTGCCGAATAATCCCATCAGCGTGCCAGGGGCCTTGGGCATCAGGCGCGAGAGGGCGTCGAGGACTCTGGCGTCCGGACCGATCAGCAGGCGGGGTTCGTTAGACTGGATGGCATCCGCGATCTGCCGGGCGGCTAACTCCGGCTTCACGCCGAACTTTGCCACTAGACCCCTGCCCCGGTCTTTCAGCGTGGTGGCTTTGCCCCGGTAGCGGGCGGCGGCGGGAATGTTCGTCCGGACGGCACCGGGATGGACGCAGGTGACGCCGATATGTTTCGATGCCAGTTCGGCGCGCAGTGTCTCCGAAAATCCCCGTACGGCGTGCTTGGTCAGTACGTAACCCGGCATGCCGGCGATGGGCATGAAACCGGCTATGCTCGAAATGTTCACGATGTGTGCTTCAGGCCGGTTCTCAAGCAGCGGCAGGAAGAACTTGCAGCCATAGATCACGCCCCACAGGTTGACGCCGATGACCCACTCGAAGTCCTCGATCGTGTGATCTGCGAAACCGCCCAGCAGCGCGACGCCGGCATTGTTCACCAGGATATCGGCCTGCCCGTGCTCACCAAGGACCGCTCCGGGGAGCTTTTCCATCTCGTCCCGCCTGGAGACATCCATCCGGTGGACTGACGCCCTTCGGCCAAGTCCCTCGACACGCTGGCGGACCGATTCGAGACCGGTTTCATTGATATCCACAAGGGCGACATCGCAACCCCGAAGGGCCAGCTCAAGGCTCACGGCCTCGCCGATCCCGCTACCGGCACCCGTTATAACGGCAACCTTTCCGGTGAGGTCTTTCATGAACTTATTTCGGCGGAGTTTTCATCATCCCTCGCGGGTCGATGAGCAGCTTGTGCACCTGCATGTTGTGGGAATGGCCAAGCTGCTGGAGCGACATCGCCGCCTGCAGCGCCGTCCAGAGGCCCTGAGCATCCTGGGTCTGGTTCACCGACTGCTTGGCCAGCCGGAGCCCCATGCTGGGCCGGGAAGCGATCTTCGAGGCCAGTTCAAGCGTCCGCTTTTCCAGTTCATCCCTCGGTACCACCTGATTCACCATGCCAAGCGCCTTCGCTTCGGCAGCTGTGACCGGATCCCCGGTAAAGAGCATTTCCTTCGCCTTGCGAACGCCGACTTCCCAGGGGTGGGCGAAATACTCGACACCATTCACGCCGAAACCGACGACCGGGTCTGAAAACGTCGCATCATCACTGGCAATGATGAGGTCGCAGACCCAGATCAGCATCAGCCCGCCGGCAATCGTCTTTCCCTGCACCTGGGCGATCGTCGGCTTCGGCAGATTTCTCCAACGCCAGCAAAGACCGAGATAAATCTCTTCCTCTTGCGCCATGTACCCTTCGGCTCCCGGCAGGTCGAAGCCGCCCCAGTTCGTGACCGGAGTGAACGACGTCAGGGGCGTATTGTCCCGAAGATCGTGTCCCGAAGAAAAGTGCGGACCATCGGCGGCGAGGACGATCACCTTCACGTCCTTGTCATGCGCTGCCAGGTCGAACGCGGTATTGATCTCATAGAGCATCTTCTTGCTCTGGGCGTTCCGGGTCTCTGGGCGGGCCAGGGTGATCCGGGCCACTCCGGCAGAGGGGGAATCATAACGGATTGTGGTGAACTCGGGATCTGTGCCCATGCTGTCCGCTCCCTGAAACCGGGCTCAGAATGCCACGCGTTTCGTAAAACCGCCGTCGGCGACCAGATTGATACCAGTGACAAGACTCGCCACGGGACTTGCAAGAAAAGCGGCGGCCCGTCCGATCTCTTCCGGTGTACCCATGCGGCCGATGGCGCACTGCCTGACGGTCTGTTCATAGAACGCCGGCATGCCTTTCTTCATCATTTCCCACTGCCCGCCCTCGAAGATCACCGGACCGGGTGAAATGCAGTTCACACGGATCCCCTTTGCCGCGTACATCTGGGACAGGCCCTTGGCATGGGTAATCAGGGCCGCCTTGAGCGCGCTGTAGGGGATCGGGGCCATGAAATACTCGACTGCCGCCGTGCTGCTGATGAACACCACGCTGGCCTCGCCACTTTTCAGGAGAAACGGCAGCGCAGCGTCAAAACATCTCACGCTCCCCATGAGATCGGTCTCGAAATTCGCCTGCCAGGCGGCTTCTCCGGGGTTTCCTCCACCAGTCGGATTCGGCACCAGGATGTCGATTCCACCGAGTTGTCCGGCGGCTTCGGCGATCCAGGTCTTCAGCGTCTTTGCATCCTTTACATCGACGGATTTGGTAAACACTCTCCCGCCATGGCGGGCAAGACTCTCTGCAGCCGTCTTGAGTCCCGCCTCGTTGCGGGCACAGACAGCGATGTCGGCACCTTCGGCCGCGAGTGTTTCGGCTATGGCCCGACCGATGCCACGGCTGGCCCCAGTCACGATCGCCTTCTTGCCCTTCAGTTTCAGATCCATGCTTTCCTCCCGGCAGGCCTGCTCTTGGCTTTAACACGTTTAAAATGTTAAACGCAATATGGTTTATCCGGAAAATCCCCGGACCATTACAGGAGCGTCGGCATGGGTCTTCTGGAAAATCAGCGGCAGGAACGGATCGACAGGATCATGGAAACCGCCCGGCGAATGATCGCCGAGCGGGGCTATGAAGGGGTCAACATGCGGGATCTCGCAGCAGCGAGCCGGGTGTCGGTTCCGACGCTCTACAACCTTTGCGGAGACAAGGCGGAACTACTGTCCCGGTCCATGCAGGGACAGTTCTCGACCCTTCTCAAGACGATAGACCGGGAAACCCGCACGAAGGGCCTTGACAGGGTGATATCCATTGTCACCCGGTGCAGCTCGGAAATGCTGCGACTGTCGCGCTACTCCCGGGCCGTCCTCGATGTGTTTGTGAACTCCGGGCAGATGCGGGAGGTGAGCGAGATGATCGCCGGTGCTCTTGCACGGGACATCGAAAACGCCCTCCATGAAATGAAATCATCCCGCGAAATCGAGGCATGGGTCGATCCCCGTATCCTGTCAGAACAGGTCGCCAGCCATCTCATCATCTGTGCGCTCCAGTGGGAGAGTGGCTATCTCAGCGACAAGGCCCTGCCGGCCTCGATGCTGTACGGTTCCTGCCTCATGCTGCGGGGAGTTGCGGCGGGTCCGGCGGCCAGAGTGCTGGAGAAACGGATCCGTACCGTGCAGGCCGATGCCTATTCTGAAAAACCAGCCCGCCGGCAACCGGCAAGCCGCACGTCCTGATGTGATTGGGAAGACTGTCCGGCCATGGAACAATGACCATGCCTTCATTCGCTGCCGCCCGTTCAATCTCGAATCCGGACCAGATTGCACTCCGGGACCACCTTCAGGAGTTCAACTGGAGCGATATCGACCGGATTCTGAACCGTATCGCCAACGGAGTGCTGGCGCTGGACCCAACTCCGGTTCGTCGCGTGGCCATCTTCGCCCAGAATTCGGCGGAAACGCTGCTAGCGCATCTGGGTGGCCTTATTGGCGGTGCATCAACCGTACCGGCGAGCTTCCATCTCACGGCCCCGGAGCTTGCCTACATCCTGGAGGATTCCGGCTCGACGGTGCTGTTCGTCGGTCCGGAAACGGCCCGGACGGGGCTCGAGGCCGCCCGGCTCGCCCGGATCCCCCTCGTCATCGGCTGGCGTTGCCAGCCTGCAGAGGGGGTCGTCCACTGGAATGACTGGCTGGATCGGGCGTCTACCCAGCCACCTCCGCTGGACCATGCTCCCAGGGCGAATTTCATGTACACGTCCGGCACCACCGGGCGGCCGAAAGGCACGGAGTTGCCGCCGACGATGTTCGCAGGTGGTGCGACCGTGGAGGAACATCTGGAGCGCCTTGCCCGGGCTCCCTTTGCCCTGTTCGGAACGCATCTGGTTGCAGGCCCGCTCTATCATACGGGGCCTCTCACAGGCGTCCGGGTGCTGGGCGGAGGCAAGCCGGTCGTCGTGCTTCCGAAGTTTGACGCTGAAGCGGTCCTTGCGGCCATTGATAACTATAAAGTGGAAAGCTCGGTTCTGGTGCCGACCCATTTTATCCGCCTGCTGGCGCTGCCGGAGGATATCCGGAAGAAATACAATACCCGCAGCCTGAAGTTTGTCTTCCACACGGGCTCCGCCTGCCCGGTGGACGTGAAACGGGGGATGCTCGACTGGTGGGGACCGGTTCTCTATGAGGCCTACGGCGCGACTGAAGTCGGAACGACCTGCGCCATCTCGCCGTACGACTGGCTGAAACATCCCGGCTCTGTGGGGAAACCCGTACCGCCATTCAGCGTGCTGGTGACCGACGATCAGGGCAGGGAACTTCCTCCCGGTACCGAGGGCAGGCTCTACTTCCGTGACTCTACCGGCCGGGGCATTGTCTATCACAACGACCCAGCCAAGTCGGCCGCGGCGCATCTTGCACCTGGTATATTCACTCTTGGCGAGATCGGCTACGTGGATTCCGGCGGCTTCGTCTATATTACCGACCGGTTCTCAGACATGGTCGTGTCGGGCGGTGTGAACATCTACCCCGCCGAGTCAGAGTCGGTAATCCTTCGTCATCCACAGGTGGACGACGTCGCCTGTATCGGGGTTCCCCATCCGGTGATGGGAGAGGAACTGAAAGCCATCGTGGTGGCCGCAGACCCGGGAAAACCGCCCCCGGCCCAGGAGATCATCAGCTTCTGCAAGGCGAATCTCGCCCACTACAAATGCCCAAAATCGGTGGACTTCGTTGCCGATCTGGGCCGCACGGCCGCCGGCAAGGTGAACAAGAAAAAGCTCAAGGCCCCCTACTGGCCGGAATCCCGCTCGCCGTAACGTGAGGTCGGTCAACCCTTCAGGTAATCATCGAGCGTCCTGTGCAGATGCCGGATGCGGCTCTCCTGGTAGTTTCCGAGCGTAACGCCCGGCTTCACGGCGGCTTTAAGCCCCTTTTGTACGAATGGAATATTGCTCATGTCCTGATCGAATACCGGACCGAGAAGCCCCAGTTCCTTGGCCGATGCCCAGGCTTCATCTGAACCCAGAAGCCGGTATTTTGCCGGCGGTGGCCGCTCGCCGCCCTTCCGGACCGGCGCAAGCAGCATCACCTCCATCAGGCAGGAATCCGGGTCGTGCCCGTCCGGCCGGAACCGGTAGACAATGTTGTTGAAGAATCCTCCCCAGGGAAACAGATTGGGGAAAACGAAATACTGGATCGCGTCGAGCATCTCGCTGTCGGTAGCCTGCTTGAGATCCCAGCCGCTGCTGCCGCCGATCATCCCTCTCAGCATGTTCGCCGTGAAACTCCGGGCGGTCTGGCCGGGCGGCAGTTTCACACTGATCTTGTTTCCTTCCCGGCCGGCGTACTCCGCCATCATCGAGTCGAGGATCTTCTCATCCGGGTAAGCATCCCCGCCCAGGTGCGGACTCGCCACCCCCATCGCCGTGATCATCCGGTTGAAGTGCGGCTTGCCGGGATAGACGTCGTACTGGGTATTGGCGTCCGCCGTGGAAGGCATGATCTGTGGATGGGTGGCGATCACATGGTATGATTCCATGAACGCCTCCGCGCAGACCTTCCAGTTTGCGGCGACGATCTTGCCGACATGCGCCGACTTGTACCGGTTCCCGAGATCCCACCGCTCGAAATGTTGCGGCACGACGTCCAGATAATCGGCGAGCGGCCTTGCCTCTGGATCAAGGTTGATAAAGACGAACCCGCCCCACAGGCCGGTCTTCACTTCCGGCAGCCGGAACTCCTCGTCTGTCTTGTGGGCAAAATCCCAGCGGCAGGGGATTTCATGAATCGAACCGTCCAGCTTCCATGTGAACCCGTGAAACGGACATCGAATCGCGGCGGCATGGCCCTGTCCCGTTTTCAGCAGCCGTCCACGGTGCAAGCAGACGTTATGATAGGCCCGTATGTCGCCATCCTGGGTGCGGAGAAGCAGGACTGAATGATCGCCGATCTCGTAGACCAGATAGTCGCCAGGTTTCGCAATATCTTCCTCCCGGCAAGCCATCTGCCATACCCGGTTCCACATGCGCGCCATTTCGAGGTCATGGAACTCCCGCGAGGTGTAGCGCTCCACTGGCAGGTCGGCGGCCGGCATCTTTTCGGCCACCGTTTCACGAAGGGCGGGAGGGACTGGCCGGGTCTCCCGGTCGAGAATCTGCTGTACGGTTGGCGCCTTGCACCGGTTGTCGGTGGTCTTCAGGTTCGACTCGCCCATCTCTGCTCCCTCCAGTCACCCGGCAACGACAGAATGCAACAGGTTCAATAGATTAAACATGTTTAAAGCAAAGCAGCAACCGGCAACCGGATGGATATCCAGATTAAACAAAACCCTCCCGGATTCAGGCACTCACTTCGCGAGGTAGCGGACGATCAGGTCGGCAGCTTCGTCGGCACAGTATTCCGCCGACAGGTGCCGGGGGCGGTCAAAGACGATCCGGAAGGTGAGATTCTCGGCGAGAGAGGTCACGAAGAACGCTGCCAGATCAATGTCGGTGATCCGCAGTTCCGTGCGGTGTGCCCCCAGATACATCCTGGCAAGATCCTTGCCCCGCTGGCGTACTGCTCCGATCATCCCGCGGCGTCCTACCCGCGGCACCTGCTCCACCAGATTCCTTACGAGTCTCGGCTGCACGGTCGCCAGCATCTCGACGAGCGCCCGCATCATCTTGTGTGCTGCGGTCTCAAGTGGCTCGTTCATCACCTCTGCAAGACGTTTCTGGAGTATGGTACCGAACCGATCGAGCAGGGAATCCAGCAACGCGGCGATGATGGCTTCCTTGTTCGGGAAATACTGGTAGAGGGAGCCGGGACTCACTCCAGCAGTCCGTGCGATCCGGTTCGTGGAGAGGTTGTCGTAGCCTTGTTCTGTCAGAATGCGAGCAGATGCCTTAACAATTGCATCAAATGTTTCACGGGAACGCGCCTGCTGGGGTTTTTTGCGGGGTCTGGCAGTATTTACCGTCATGCCCAACCTCTCCGAATGCGAATTGAACATTAACCCGACGTGGCCAACAATACGAGCGTAAGCTCGTATTTTCCGGGGACGTACCCCGCGAGTGGCAAGGAGAGATACGGGTGCAGTTCAATCCACTGCTGCTTCCGCCCGGATGCTCCCGTTTCGAGGCCTATCGTGAGGCGATGGAGCGTAGCCCTGTCCATCAGCAGGGGATTTTTCCCGTCTGGCACATCCTGGGATATGAGGAATGCGTGCGCTCACTCCGCGAGGCGGAAAACTTCTCCTCAAGTCCCCTCAATTCATTTCTGGTGGCAGGCGCCCCCGACCGGCGGGAGGAACGGATCAAGCGGCTCGTCCCGGTCATGGGACAAACGGCGGAATTTGTCGACAATCTGATGTTGATGAATGACCCGCCCAGGCATACACGCCTGCGCGGGCTTGTCACAAGGGCCTTCTCTCCCACGGCGATCCGAAAGCTCCAGGACCGGATACAGGTGATGACCGACGAGCTGGTTGATAGCATCCTGAAGAAGGACACCTTCGATTTCGTAGAGGATTTCGCCATCCCTCTTCCGGTCCATGTGGTCGCGGAGATTCTGGGCGTTGATATCGAACGGCGCCACGACTTCAAGCGCTGGTCCGATGGCTTTGTCTCCGTTCCGGTCCAGAAAATCATGTCTGGCGATATCGGTGACGAAAACATGGAGTGGCGCCGGGAGTTCACGGACTACTTTCTGGAGATTTTTGCGAGACGCCGCCGCGAACCGGGCGACGACCTCGTGAGCCAGCTTGTCCAGCTTGAGCAGCAGGGCGAGAAACTCTCAGCCGATGAGCTTCTGGCGACCTGCGTCCTGCTGATGGTCGCCGGCAACGAGACCACCACGAATCTTCTCAGCAACACGGCCCTTGCACTGACCCAGTTTCCTGAGGAGATGGATCATATTGTCAGGAAACCGGCGGCGATACCCGATGCGATCGAGGAATCGCTACGGTATTACGCCCCGATACAGGGTTTTCCCCGCTACTGCATCCGGAAGACGGAACTCGGAGACAAGACCATCAGGCCCGGCGACATGATGATGGTGTGGGCCGGGGCCGCCAACCGCGACGAAGCGGTCTTTGCCGATCCCGACCGGTTCGACATTACCCGCCCGCCCGGCAAGCACCTCTCGTTCGGCATGGGAATCCACCATTGTCTTGGAGCCACACTCGCCCGCGTCGAAGGCCAAATCGCTTTCGAGACATTTTTCAGGCGGGTCGGCCCGCTGCGGCCAGTTGGTGATGAGCCACCCCAGTTCTTGCCATCCTCGTTCCTGTTTGGGCTCAAGACTTTTCGTATGTCGCGAGCACCATGAACTTTTCCCTGACACCGGAGTCATTGACATTTTTATTGGTAGTCGTAGAAAATGGTTCGGGCTCTTGTTCATTCGGATTGCTGGTCTGAGCCCGGTATCTGCACCAGCTTTCAAGGCACTTTCTCCCGTGAATACAAGACACGACATTTCTTCCCTTGCCGGCCTGTCGCTTTCCGAACTGGCCCGGATTTTTGCACAGTTACCGTCTGGTTCTGCCGGCGATCTGAGCGGCACCTATACAGGCAAGGTTCTGGCGACGCCCGGCCTCGACTCGCTTCCAGAAACGCTCCGATC
Coding sequences:
- a CDS encoding TetR/AcrR family transcriptional regulator: MGLLENQRQERIDRIMETARRMIAERGYEGVNMRDLAAASRVSVPTLYNLCGDKAELLSRSMQGQFSTLLKTIDRETRTKGLDRVISIVTRCSSEMLRLSRYSRAVLDVFVNSGQMREVSEMIAGALARDIENALHEMKSSREIEAWVDPRILSEQVASHLIICALQWESGYLSDKALPASMLYGSCLMLRGVAAGPAARVLEKRIRTVQADAYSEKPARRQPASRTS
- a CDS encoding AMP-binding protein produces the protein MPSFAAARSISNPDQIALRDHLQEFNWSDIDRILNRIANGVLALDPTPVRRVAIFAQNSAETLLAHLGGLIGGASTVPASFHLTAPELAYILEDSGSTVLFVGPETARTGLEAARLARIPLVIGWRCQPAEGVVHWNDWLDRASTQPPPLDHAPRANFMYTSGTTGRPKGTELPPTMFAGGATVEEHLERLARAPFALFGTHLVAGPLYHTGPLTGVRVLGGGKPVVVLPKFDAEAVLAAIDNYKVESSVLVPTHFIRLLALPEDIRKKYNTRSLKFVFHTGSACPVDVKRGMLDWWGPVLYEAYGATEVGTTCAISPYDWLKHPGSVGKPVPPFSVLVTDDQGRELPPGTEGRLYFRDSTGRGIVYHNDPAKSAAAHLAPGIFTLGEIGYVDSGGFVYITDRFSDMVVSGGVNIYPAESESVILRHPQVDDVACIGVPHPVMGEELKAIVVAADPGKPPPAQEIISFCKANLAHYKCPKSVDFVADLGRTAAGKVNKKKLKAPYWPESRSP
- a CDS encoding aromatic ring-hydroxylating dioxygenase subunit alpha translates to MGESNLKTTDNRCKAPTVQQILDRETRPVPPALRETVAEKMPAADLPVERYTSREFHDLEMARMWNRVWQMACREEDIAKPGDYLVYEIGDHSVLLLRTQDGDIRAYHNVCLHRGRLLKTGQGHAAAIRCPFHGFTWKLDGSIHEIPCRWDFAHKTDEEFRLPEVKTGLWGGFVFINLDPEARPLADYLDVVPQHFERWDLGNRYKSAHVGKIVAANWKVCAEAFMESYHVIATHPQIMPSTADANTQYDVYPGKPHFNRMITAMGVASPHLGGDAYPDEKILDSMMAEYAGREGNKISVKLPPGQTARSFTANMLRGMIGGSSGWDLKQATDSEMLDAIQYFVFPNLFPWGGFFNNIVYRFRPDGHDPDSCLMEVMLLAPVRKGGERPPPAKYRLLGSDEAWASAKELGLLGPVFDQDMSNIPFVQKGLKAAVKPGVTLGNYQESRIRHLHRTLDDYLKG
- a CDS encoding TetR/AcrR family transcriptional regulator → MTVNTARPRKKPQQARSRETFDAIVKASARILTEQGYDNLSTNRIARTAGVSPGSLYQYFPNKEAIIAALLDSLLDRFGTILQKRLAEVMNEPLETAAHKMMRALVEMLATVQPRLVRNLVEQVPRVGRRGMIGAVRQRGKDLARMYLGAHRTELRITDIDLAAFFVTSLAENLTFRIVFDRPRHLSAEYCADEAADLIVRYLAK
- a CDS encoding cytochrome P450, encoding MQFNPLLLPPGCSRFEAYREAMERSPVHQQGIFPVWHILGYEECVRSLREAENFSSSPLNSFLVAGAPDRREERIKRLVPVMGQTAEFVDNLMLMNDPPRHTRLRGLVTRAFSPTAIRKLQDRIQVMTDELVDSILKKDTFDFVEDFAIPLPVHVVAEILGVDIERRHDFKRWSDGFVSVPVQKIMSGDIGDENMEWRREFTDYFLEIFARRRREPGDDLVSQLVQLEQQGEKLSADELLATCVLLMVAGNETTTNLLSNTALALTQFPEEMDHIVRKPAAIPDAIEESLRYYAPIQGFPRYCIRKTELGDKTIRPGDMMMVWAGAANRDEAVFADPDRFDITRPPGKHLSFGMGIHHCLGATLARVEGQIAFETFFRRVGPLRPVGDEPPQFLPSSFLFGLKTFRMSRAP